A stretch of DNA from Manihot esculenta cultivar AM560-2 chromosome 7, M.esculenta_v8, whole genome shotgun sequence:
taattataacaaatttaaaaattaaaattttatccttcaaaattaaaagtttcGACTTTAAcgtaaaacttttaattttttaagtccAATAAGATTAATTTTAATGAGTAACAATTTAGTTCTaaggttttattttattaaaaaaatagtttttttttaattaaaatttactattaaacTATAACCATTCAATCTttttgaatttcaatttttataatattttagttcttttaattttaataatttataacgaTTTaactcttataattttaatatttataacaatttaatttttttaatttaagttaacTTCATGATTGATTAATGCTTAATTTAACttaatgactattttgttaataaaataaaaactcaacAACTAAATTATTTACTAGTAAAAAATTGGATTAAATTGTTAGgtttatgaaattttatagaCTATATTGTAAATTCACCCTAATTTGTAAAAGTTTTTGGCAAGTATACATTCAATTTGCTTTGATTGCAATTTTttcaagtgaaagcaagtgaggTTTGAGAGCTTTTAAAGGGAAtctttctcttgctttcttaGGAAACTAGTCAAAAGAAAGCAACTTCTTTTGAGAAGGAATTTTCAAGCAAAAGCAAAATACATATTGAAGAAAACGAAGTTTTGGATTAATAGTGGAAAAAGAGTTGTAGTATTAAAGAGAAGAGTATAGAGAAGGAACATGGGAAGCATGGGAAGCAGTGGAAGGCTATCaatggaagaaaatgaagaagaaaaagaagaagagagttcAAAATTTGACATGGCAACATTTGAAGCTAGAGAAGAGGAGATTGAAAGGAAGAAGATGGAGGTTAAAGAGAAAATTGAAGTTCAATTAAGCCAAGCCGAAGAAGAAGCTAAGCGCTTAACTCAAATTTGGGATGTAAGTTTTTCTATAATGGAAAGATTTTCCATTTTAATTGATAATCGAATTTATTTAAGTATATATTTTGTCTTAGGAGCTTGAAGTGATGGTTGATCCTATGAGAAAAGAAGTTGGATTTATCCGCAAGAAGATAGACATGGTTAATAGAGAGCTGAAACCACTGGGTCTGACCTGTCAGAAGAAggttcattttcttttcttttcctttcttttcttttcttttcttttcttttctcttcttttctctgtTGATATATAACACAATGGATAGCAGGAGAAAGAATACAAAGAAGCATTGGAATCTTTTAATGAAAAGAACAAGGAGAAAGCTCAGCTTGTTACCACATTGGTAGaggtatatattttcttttttttttttaattaattttctttttgtaaaatatatatattttttgcattTCACTTTTTGCCCTGTAATCTTAACAGCTGCTGACTGAAAGTGAAAAATTGAGGACGATGAAACTGGAAGAACTGACCAAGAATTTGGAAGCCAAACCCTGAGATGCCTATTACATTAGACCAATTAATTTTGCatttattattgtaatttttatttttattagtttatgttaaaaaatgagggcttattaaaaaaataataaatacatcaaaatatatttttatattttttattaaaaaattcaaaaaacaaaaaagtttCATTTATAGATTTAACATAATGATAAGTAAAACAGTTTAATGGTTGGTTTGGAGGAAAATTTTCCACCAAACCAATCCAATCCAAACTACTATATTTGATCCTCAAATTATTACTGAACCAATTAATCCAATAGAAAATTTTGTAAAACTTAGGTGAGTCTGTTTTACCGTGACAGTTTACTGTCTATTTTGAATGAATTTTATGTAGCATCAGAAATCTCTCGTTGATCTTTAATTCTTTATCTTTAAAGgtgtaataattattttcataatccAAATTATGTGGCTTGTTTATTTAGACGCTCGATatccttattttctttttatttgccATGCcaataagttaaatttaaaattttatctgataaaaattattttttaacaaaaaataaaattttaatgataaaattaatttttgttaaaatgACACGactaaattattgattttattaaaaattataaataatattataaataacttttttttaata
This window harbors:
- the LOC110619705 gene encoding DNA repair protein RAD50, whose product is MGSMGSSGRLSMEENEEEKEEESSKFDMATFEAREEEIERKKMEVKEKIEVQLSQAEEEAKRLTQIWDELEVMVDPMRKEVGFIRKKIDMVNRELKPLGLTCQKKEKEYKEALESFNEKNKEKAQLVTTLVELLTESEKLRTMKLEELTKNLEAKP